A section of the Pseudanabaena mucicola str. Chao 1806 genome encodes:
- a CDS encoding chemotaxis protein CheW, whose translation MIQEYCRLRVSSLLRIAIPVEHVEEVVQLQSQDISPIPGVHPCLLGITNQRGSLLWVLHLEKFFGIQPMPLAKIMKAIALRLVMPDGETRRLACVVMGLEEIISLDTQKLFPVPDKLPLRSKSLLLGLAKIDGNTYGIININEVFRILNPDVGEREESTKLVGISTA comes from the coding sequence ATGATTCAAGAATATTGCCGACTTAGGGTTTCCTCATTGTTGCGGATTGCTATCCCAGTAGAGCATGTGGAGGAAGTTGTCCAATTACAATCTCAAGATATTAGTCCCATCCCCGGAGTGCATCCCTGTTTATTGGGTATTACTAATCAACGCGGTAGTTTGTTATGGGTTCTGCACTTGGAGAAGTTCTTTGGTATTCAGCCAATGCCTTTGGCAAAAATAATGAAAGCGATCGCCCTACGTCTGGTTATGCCAGATGGAGAAACTCGTCGCCTTGCATGTGTAGTGATGGGGCTTGAGGAAATTATTAGCCTTGATACGCAAAAGCTTTTTCCTGTGCCAGATAAGTTACCACTACGTTCTAAATCTTTATTGTTAGGGTTAGCAAAGATTGATGGCAATACCTATGGAATCATCAATATCAATGAGGTATTTCGGATTTTAAATCCTGATGTGGGGGAGCGTGAAGAGAGCACTAAATTAGTTGGTATTTCAACTGCATAG
- a CDS encoding response regulator transcription factor translates to MKTVLVVEDGHAEQQLISSLLLRSGFDVILQGNAEDAWQWLSNHTPPNLIVLDVIMPGQSGLDLCRTIRNQNELKHIPIIFCTSKDQEFDKFWALRQGGNAYLTKPFAPKQLLDTVYQHVN, encoded by the coding sequence ATGAAAACAGTACTTGTTGTCGAAGATGGACATGCAGAACAACAACTTATTTCCAGCTTGCTATTACGTTCTGGCTTTGATGTGATTTTGCAAGGAAATGCTGAAGATGCTTGGCAATGGCTATCAAATCATACCCCACCAAATTTGATTGTTTTAGATGTGATTATGCCAGGTCAGAGTGGTCTAGATTTATGTCGAACCATTCGCAATCAGAATGAACTGAAGCATATTCCTATTATCTTTTGTACTTCTAAGGATCAAGAATTCGATAAGTTTTGGGCTTTGAGACAGGGAGGGAATGCTTATTTGACAAAGCCCTTTGCTCCTAAGCAATTGCTAGACACAGTTTATCAGCATGTTAATTAG
- a CDS encoding response regulator, producing MQGSLNNPYKLLQVIAQRELTGCLSISIPQDDSIGWQLYIGGSRLYFATTIGSSPERFGLLWQQIQPDLPLPRLSEDKSEYESLYEWQLEHNLSLTDFRRLLLSLSREALIHAISHTKAYVKFESNVCIKPVLIAAPLSDLIKPIVSHVRFWQKLHTHISSPFSRIYLDRSKVKNFSNFWENANKATLNAQGENGLSSNISLQNISLTVWLDILEQKLSIYEICHQIGKEPHMLSAWLSPLIANKTLEVFPSSTGTGAAISFQAPTGPLIACIDDSHTVQRQVKMVLEMFGFQILEITDPTSCLTSLVRQKPALILMDITMPEIDGYELCTMLRQSRHMRNIPIVMFTGRDGIIDRMRAQLAGANDYITKPVNADKLVTKVQRLLQNNKYLSNQLSSDIDVTIGGSSSRL from the coding sequence ATGCAAGGCAGTCTCAACAATCCCTATAAGTTATTGCAGGTTATTGCTCAAAGAGAGCTAACAGGATGTCTATCGATATCTATCCCGCAAGATGACTCAATTGGTTGGCAGTTGTATATAGGTGGCTCTCGATTATATTTTGCCACAACCATTGGTTCTAGCCCTGAACGCTTTGGGTTACTCTGGCAGCAAATACAACCAGATCTGCCATTACCAAGACTTAGTGAAGACAAATCAGAATATGAGAGTCTCTATGAATGGCAACTAGAGCATAACCTTTCCCTTACTGATTTTCGTCGGTTGCTTCTAAGTTTATCTAGAGAAGCACTAATCCATGCCATTTCGCATACTAAAGCCTATGTGAAATTTGAATCTAATGTTTGTATTAAACCTGTACTAATTGCTGCACCATTATCGGATTTAATTAAGCCGATTGTTAGTCATGTGCGCTTTTGGCAAAAACTCCATACTCACATTTCCTCTCCATTTTCGCGAATCTATCTCGATCGCAGTAAAGTCAAAAACTTTAGTAATTTTTGGGAAAATGCTAATAAGGCTACCTTAAATGCTCAAGGAGAAAATGGTTTATCTTCAAATATCAGCTTACAAAATATAAGCTTGACAGTTTGGTTGGATATCTTAGAGCAAAAACTAAGCATCTACGAAATTTGTCACCAGATTGGCAAAGAACCTCATATGTTATCAGCTTGGTTGAGTCCGTTGATTGCTAATAAGACTTTGGAGGTTTTTCCCTCATCAACAGGTACAGGTGCGGCGATCTCTTTTCAAGCTCCCACTGGTCCATTAATAGCCTGTATTGATGATAGCCATACAGTCCAGCGTCAGGTCAAAATGGTGTTGGAAATGTTTGGATTTCAGATTTTGGAAATCACTGATCCAACTAGTTGTTTGACTTCATTAGTTCGCCAAAAACCTGCACTGATTTTAATGGACATTACTATGCCAGAAATTGATGGCTATGAACTTTGTACCATGTTGCGCCAATCACGACATATGCGAAATATCCCAATTGTTATGTTTACTGGTAGGGATGGGATCATTGATCGGATGAGGGCGCAGCTTGCGGGGGCAAATGACTATATTACTAAACCAGTAAATGCCGACAAACTAGTTACTAAAGTTCAGAGACTACTCCAGAACAATAAATATCTAAGCAATCAACTTAGTAGTGATATTGATGTCACGATTGGTGGTTCTTCGAGCCGTTTATAG
- a CDS encoding RNA polymerase sigma factor, RpoD/SigA family, with the protein MVRTYLHEIGKIPLLSNEEEIIYGKQVQQMMVLFEAQEKLAQNSNRLPTEQEWAESVGLDPVVLHSSIRVGTRAKRKMIEANLRLVVSVAKKYQKRNLELLDLVQEGTLGLERAVDKFDPTKGFKFSTYAYWWIRQAITRAIAQQARTIRLPVHITEKLNKIKKAQRQLSQDLGRVATVAEIAYELNIKTEQVRECLSLSRQPISLDLRIGDNQDTELAEILEDTGRSPDIYVERESLRTDIQSLLKELPEKQRQVMVLRYGLDDGQEMSLASISKRMDLSREQVRQLERQAMDYLRKRKARMQEYLAS; encoded by the coding sequence ATGGTTCGCACGTATTTGCACGAAATCGGGAAAATTCCTCTACTTAGTAATGAAGAGGAGATTATCTATGGCAAGCAAGTGCAGCAGATGATGGTGCTGTTTGAGGCGCAAGAAAAACTTGCCCAGAATAGTAATCGCTTACCAACTGAGCAAGAGTGGGCTGAATCTGTGGGCTTAGATCCAGTAGTTTTGCATAGCAGTATTCGCGTTGGCACTAGAGCTAAGCGCAAAATGATCGAAGCGAACCTGCGCTTAGTGGTTTCTGTGGCGAAGAAATATCAAAAACGTAATTTAGAACTTCTGGACTTAGTACAGGAGGGAACTCTGGGTCTAGAACGCGCCGTAGATAAGTTTGACCCAACTAAGGGCTTTAAGTTCTCGACTTACGCTTATTGGTGGATCCGTCAGGCTATTACCAGAGCGATCGCCCAACAAGCGAGAACAATCCGCTTGCCAGTTCACATTACCGAAAAGCTCAATAAAATCAAAAAGGCTCAACGTCAGTTATCGCAGGATCTTGGTCGGGTAGCAACGGTCGCTGAAATTGCCTATGAGTTGAATATCAAAACTGAACAAGTCCGTGAATGTTTGTCACTCTCACGTCAGCCAATTTCCCTCGATCTACGCATTGGCGATAATCAGGATACAGAGCTTGCGGAAATCCTCGAAGATACAGGGAGATCGCCTGATATTTATGTGGAGCGTGAATCTCTGCGTACTGATATTCAGAGCTTGTTGAAAGAGTTACCTGAAAAGCAGCGTCAAGTTATGGTTTTACGCTATGGCTTAGATGATGGACAGGAGATGTCTCTAGCAAGCATCAGCAAGCGCATGGATCTGAGTCGTGAGCAGGTTAGACAGTTAGAACGTCAAGCGATGGATTATCTTCGTAAGCGCAAAGCTAGAATGCAAGAATATTTAGCTAGTTAA
- a CDS encoding NAD(P)H-quinone oxidoreductase subunit M, with the protein MPLKSTTRHIQIYAAVVDLDNDELIDSENTLTLDVDPDNELNWTDGALQKVYRKFDELVADYKGADLTDYNLRRIGSDLEHFVRSLLQQGEVTYNLHHRSLNYSMGLPQIVNTEAQ; encoded by the coding sequence ATGCCGCTCAAATCTACAACTCGTCACATTCAGATTTATGCAGCCGTCGTGGATCTGGACAACGATGAACTCATCGATAGCGAAAACACGTTGACTCTAGATGTCGATCCAGACAATGAACTCAACTGGACTGATGGCGCTCTGCAAAAGGTATATCGCAAGTTTGATGAGCTTGTGGCGGACTATAAAGGCGCTGACCTCACAGATTACAATCTCCGTCGCATTGGTTCCGATTTAGAGCATTTTGTGCGATCGCTATTGCAACAGGGTGAAGTTACCTACAATCTCCATCATCGATCACTTAACTACAGCATGGGCTTACCTCAGATTGTCAATACTGAAGCTCAATAA
- a CDS encoding DUF2996 domain-containing protein yields MSETAPTSEAPKAKPKAEKPPAIENLPFDEFINTHYLPALTKAFGKQGVSDLQLEFSNSQVRGLWAQGLRQFTVYFSKSDINAQKAFSCADAGRSPSTIEPFLIDERKAPLDLLVFGVIQRLTAQKWLQAN; encoded by the coding sequence ATGTCTGAAACTGCACCAACTTCTGAAGCACCTAAGGCGAAACCTAAAGCCGAAAAGCCACCTGCGATCGAAAACTTACCATTTGATGAATTTATTAATACTCATTACCTACCAGCTTTGACTAAAGCCTTTGGTAAGCAAGGTGTGAGTGATCTACAACTAGAATTTAGCAATTCTCAAGTACGGGGCTTATGGGCACAAGGTTTACGTCAATTCACTGTCTATTTCTCTAAGTCAGATATCAATGCTCAAAAGGCTTTTTCCTGTGCTGATGCAGGGCGATCTCCAAGCACCATTGAGCCATTTTTGATCGATGAGCGCAAAGCACCCCTCGATCTGCTCGTATTTGGTGTGATTCAACGCTTAACAGCCCAAAAATGGCTCCAAGCTAATTAA
- a CDS encoding peptidoglycan-binding domain-containing protein, whose translation MELLAYIQEESIYDDQAIATNESISSNANMESTFQSWFKKLTTKSAKLSLNVTLASTAILIGLGTNLSAIAEVIPSSDVKYVQSLLAKNGFDPGAIDGFAGASTKNAIIRAQQSLGLTPDGVAGISTIAALENGASVDKVDTKASESDATKSSVPSSSVMNLQKLLADRGFYNGEIDGILGNQTRSAIIEAQKAYNLTPDGVAGQQTIAALKSDSSKVTTPISAGTSSTTNCNEVANLQELLSKRGFYNGEIDGILGNQTHSAIIAAQKNYGLAADGIAGSKTIAALESGGSKVNTAAQNTTIAKDTMKSSDSNVASVQQLLAKRGFYNGQIDGINGNQTKAAIIAAQNAYGLTPDGIAGTQTLSALQKDAPTSATTKSTTSTTQAAKSSATADENVANLQNLLTDRGFYSGPITGFLGPRTKAAIIAAQKAYGLTADGIAGAQTIAALESISPLQQQIAVNNTPTVLVQPQVVTPQATPQPQLQPKIQVQPQTPQAQPQTKPNQATPQAQVTPQATAKPQVQPTPATPIATATVAPAPQASANNAQIVELQNLLAKRGFYNGKADGVLNAETRNAIIRAQNFYTITPANGSPSNKLIDSLNKDSFISEGN comes from the coding sequence ATGGAACTCCTAGCCTACATTCAAGAAGAATCTATCTATGATGATCAAGCGATCGCTACAAACGAAAGTATTTCCAGCAATGCCAATATGGAATCTACTTTTCAATCTTGGTTCAAAAAGTTAACGACTAAATCCGCTAAGCTTAGCTTAAATGTAACTCTGGCAAGTACAGCAATCCTAATAGGTTTAGGCACGAATCTAAGTGCAATCGCCGAAGTTATACCATCGTCAGATGTGAAATACGTCCAATCACTACTAGCTAAAAATGGCTTTGATCCTGGTGCGATCGATGGTTTTGCTGGGGCATCAACTAAAAATGCGATCATCCGTGCTCAACAATCTCTCGGACTCACTCCCGATGGTGTAGCAGGTATCAGCACGATCGCAGCATTGGAAAATGGTGCATCCGTTGACAAAGTAGATACAAAAGCCAGTGAAAGTGATGCGACTAAATCATCAGTGCCCAGTTCATCAGTGATGAATCTTCAGAAGTTGCTCGCGGATCGTGGTTTTTACAATGGTGAGATCGATGGCATCTTGGGCAATCAAACCCGCAGCGCTATCATTGAAGCTCAAAAAGCTTATAACCTGACCCCCGATGGTGTGGCAGGTCAGCAAACCATTGCAGCGCTGAAGTCCGATAGTAGCAAAGTAACTACACCCATTAGTGCTGGTACTAGCTCTACAACTAATTGTAATGAAGTTGCCAATTTACAAGAGCTACTCAGCAAGCGCGGTTTTTACAATGGTGAGATCGATGGCATCTTGGGCAACCAAACCCATAGCGCTATCATTGCCGCTCAGAAAAATTATGGCTTAGCCGCCGATGGTATTGCTGGCTCTAAGACAATTGCCGCATTGGAATCAGGAGGTAGCAAAGTCAATACTGCTGCTCAAAATACCACCATTGCTAAAGATACGATGAAATCTAGTGATAGCAATGTTGCCTCAGTCCAGCAATTACTTGCTAAACGTGGTTTTTATAATGGGCAGATCGATGGTATCAATGGCAATCAAACGAAAGCTGCTATTATTGCGGCTCAAAATGCCTATGGCTTGACTCCTGATGGAATTGCGGGTACTCAAACCTTGTCGGCTTTACAAAAAGATGCACCGACCTCCGCTACAACAAAATCAACCACTTCAACCACTCAAGCGGCTAAGTCAAGTGCGACAGCAGATGAAAATGTTGCTAATTTACAAAATCTGCTCACCGATCGCGGATTTTACTCAGGACCAATCACAGGTTTTCTGGGGCCTCGGACTAAAGCCGCGATCATCGCCGCCCAGAAAGCCTATGGCTTAACTGCAGATGGGATTGCAGGTGCACAGACGATCGCAGCATTAGAGTCCATCTCTCCACTCCAGCAGCAAATTGCTGTAAATAACACACCTACGGTACTGGTACAACCACAAGTAGTTACTCCCCAAGCTACGCCTCAACCTCAGTTACAGCCCAAGATTCAGGTACAACCACAGACTCCTCAGGCGCAACCTCAGACGAAGCCAAATCAAGCTACACCTCAAGCTCAAGTTACACCGCAAGCAACGGCTAAACCTCAAGTTCAGCCTACTCCCGCCACCCCCATTGCTACGGCAACTGTGGCTCCAGCACCACAGGCAAGCGCCAATAATGCTCAGATTGTGGAGTTACAGAACCTCTTGGCTAAGCGTGGTTTCTATAATGGCAAGGCTGATGGTGTCTTAAATGCCGAAACTCGTAATGCGATCATCAGGGCGCAAAATTTTTACACGATTACCCCTGCTAATGGTTCACCAAGCAATAAACTGATTGATAGTCTCAATAAAGATTCATTCATTTCTGAAGGCAATTAA
- a CDS encoding peptidoglycan-binding domain-containing protein — translation MEIAAYIAFSSPVKYRELFPRQRQGNNSVHRLIEKSYIYDAWAYKQAQLESSGADLMTCDATDNSKSQINQPVWDLAMQRWCSHVLSAIAITGMHSLNLSFGQTAEAMQYPELSVYKTPWSENVYLCNTSYVLTLLAQQGFADGGLDGVYSRQTKREVIASQKSLGNLVIDIIPRAKAPASLRNAAKDSFLILLKQRGFYQGAIDSQQGKFTTEVIWKAQRDYGLPLDRFASPLKNRALLAGGTWEIQSLLQKSVFCEGEINGKYDLCTRNNIVDAQNAYGQKTTGDISPELIAALNRQTFEATSNMQSSQNAQITPIATSTNDIRPSPNVRSRKDFQTPTSSQNLPTPTSQNTNSS, via the coding sequence ATGGAAATTGCAGCCTATATAGCGTTTTCCAGTCCAGTAAAGTACAGAGAATTATTTCCCCGCCAAAGGCAGGGAAATAATTCTGTACATCGTTTGATTGAAAAGAGCTATATCTATGATGCGTGGGCTTATAAACAGGCTCAATTAGAATCTTCAGGTGCAGATCTGATGACCTGTGATGCCACAGACAATTCTAAATCTCAGATAAATCAGCCTGTCTGGGATTTAGCGATGCAGAGGTGGTGTTCCCATGTGCTATCAGCGATCGCGATTACAGGAATGCATAGCTTGAACTTAAGTTTCGGTCAGACTGCTGAAGCGATGCAATACCCAGAACTATCGGTATATAAGACTCCTTGGAGTGAAAATGTATACCTTTGCAATACTAGCTATGTTTTGACGTTATTGGCTCAACAAGGTTTTGCGGACGGTGGACTTGATGGAGTTTACAGCAGGCAGACTAAGAGAGAGGTAATTGCCTCTCAAAAATCCCTAGGAAATTTGGTGATTGATATTATTCCTAGAGCAAAAGCCCCAGCCTCGCTAAGAAATGCAGCTAAAGATAGTTTTCTGATTTTGCTCAAACAGAGAGGGTTTTATCAAGGCGCAATTGACAGTCAACAAGGAAAATTTACTACTGAGGTAATCTGGAAAGCACAAAGAGACTATGGTTTACCCCTAGACAGATTTGCAAGCCCTTTGAAAAATCGGGCTTTGCTAGCTGGTGGTACTTGGGAAATCCAAAGTTTATTGCAAAAGTCTGTTTTTTGCGAGGGAGAAATTAACGGGAAATATGACCTGTGTACTAGAAACAACATTGTTGATGCTCAAAATGCCTATGGACAAAAAACTACAGGAGATATCAGTCCAGAATTAATTGCAGCTCTCAACAGACAAACTTTTGAAGCAACTAGCAATATGCAATCCTCTCAAAATGCTCAAATTACACCCATCGCTACCAGTACTAACGATATTCGACCTAGCCCGAATGTTCGATCAAGGAAAGATTTTCAAACGCCAACTTCTAGCCAAAACTTACCTACGCCAACTTCACAAAATACAAATTCATCCTAG
- a CDS encoding DEAD/DEAH box helicase, translating to MPRIPQLTYDRGTLILHPPPKGKAWIEFATWDDRIEKFRIPAYYYRELILTLRSEGIVIEDKSRKYSEINLTAHTQMEPYPHQSQALAAWQRVGKRGVVVLPTAAGKTYLAQLAMQATNRSTLIVVPTLDLMHQWYAHLLAAFPDVQIGLLGGGSRDRSTILVSTYDSAAIQAEALGNLYGLIIFDECHHLPTDFFRVIAEYAIAPYRMGLTATPERSDGKHTDLELLIGEEVYRKSAEELSGKALAEHKIVQIKVSLSDQERDRYNMLIQSRNQFLKEAKISLTGLEGWQKFVQASARSQAGRRAMLAHRESKELSIGTEAKLRVLADLLSEHFPERILIFTNDNATVYRISRDLLIPALTHQTPVKERHEILTCFREGKYKTLVTSHVLNEGVDVPDARIAILLSGTGSAREYIQRLGRVLRRGSETNKQAILYEVVTEDTSEEKTSERRRGLERSRTEKQSDKVIQMGIQYGKDFPKTQPIAAEAPRDYNS from the coding sequence ATGCCGCGCATCCCTCAATTAACATATGATCGCGGGACATTAATTCTCCATCCACCACCTAAGGGCAAAGCATGGATTGAATTTGCCACATGGGACGATCGCATTGAGAAATTTCGTATCCCCGCATACTACTATCGCGAATTAATTTTGACCTTGCGATCAGAAGGAATTGTGATCGAGGATAAATCGCGGAAATATAGCGAGATTAATCTGACTGCACATACCCAAATGGAACCCTATCCCCATCAAAGTCAGGCTCTAGCCGCGTGGCAGCGGGTGGGCAAACGTGGGGTGGTGGTTTTACCGACTGCCGCAGGTAAGACCTATTTGGCGCAGTTAGCCATGCAAGCAACCAATCGTAGTACCTTGATTGTCGTGCCAACCCTTGATTTGATGCATCAGTGGTACGCACATTTATTGGCAGCTTTTCCTGATGTGCAGATTGGGCTATTAGGCGGCGGCTCCCGCGATCGCTCTACCATCTTAGTTTCTACCTACGATAGCGCTGCTATTCAAGCGGAGGCATTGGGTAATCTTTATGGGCTAATTATTTTTGATGAATGTCACCATTTACCGACGGACTTCTTTAGGGTGATTGCTGAATACGCGATCGCACCCTATCGAATGGGGCTAACGGCTACTCCTGAACGCAGCGATGGTAAACATACAGATTTAGAACTGCTCATAGGCGAAGAAGTTTATCGCAAATCTGCTGAAGAACTTTCAGGAAAAGCCCTTGCGGAACATAAAATTGTGCAGATCAAGGTTTCTCTTTCAGATCAAGAACGTGATCGCTACAATATGCTGATTCAGAGTCGTAATCAATTTCTCAAAGAAGCCAAAATTTCCCTCACTGGTTTAGAAGGATGGCAGAAATTTGTGCAAGCCAGTGCGCGATCGCAGGCAGGTCGCCGTGCCATGCTTGCCCATCGCGAATCCAAGGAATTATCAATCGGTACGGAAGCAAAATTACGAGTTCTTGCTGACTTACTATCAGAGCATTTTCCAGAGCGCATTTTAATTTTCACCAATGATAATGCTACGGTTTATCGCATCTCAAGGGATTTGTTAATTCCTGCCCTGACCCACCAAACTCCTGTTAAAGAACGCCACGAAATCTTAACTTGCTTTCGTGAAGGTAAATATAAAACCCTAGTTACTTCCCATGTGTTAAATGAAGGTGTCGATGTGCCTGATGCCCGCATTGCCATCCTTCTATCGGGTACAGGTTCTGCTCGTGAATATATTCAGCGTTTAGGAAGGGTACTCAGACGTGGTAGTGAAACTAATAAACAAGCAATTCTCTATGAAGTTGTGACTGAGGATACTAGCGAAGAAAAGACATCTGAACGTCGCAGGGGGCTTGAGCGATCGCGCACTGAAAAACAGTCAGATAAGGTGATTCAGATGGGAATTCAATATGGTAAAGACTTTCCTAAAACTCAACCGATAGCCGCCGAAGCTCCTCGTGATTACAATTCTTAA
- a CDS encoding ureidoglycolate lyase, with protein MAIMHLSKNPPTQLTPQLITPENFQPYGQVIFPTDDGVQFDENDAQLSLVGIPRFYIMRLRKVGLKFQSLARHQQCTQCLGSLCGKEWFMAVAPTSAPDQINLEQIAAFRITGNCFIKLNTGTWHAGPLFADEFIDFYNLELHDTNINDYEVCNLCKIYSLSFELQV; from the coding sequence ATGGCGATCATGCATTTATCTAAAAATCCACCAACTCAATTAACTCCGCAATTAATCACACCTGAAAACTTTCAACCCTATGGTCAGGTGATTTTTCCTACAGATGATGGTGTGCAATTTGATGAAAATGATGCTCAGCTATCTTTGGTAGGGATTCCGCGTTTTTACATCATGCGCCTCCGAAAAGTTGGTCTGAAATTTCAGAGTTTGGCTCGGCATCAGCAATGTACTCAATGTCTCGGCTCCCTTTGCGGTAAGGAATGGTTTATGGCGGTAGCCCCCACATCAGCGCCTGATCAAATTAATCTAGAGCAAATAGCCGCATTTCGGATTACAGGCAATTGTTTCATCAAGCTCAATACTGGCACTTGGCACGCGGGACCTCTTTTTGCGGATGAATTTATTGATTTTTATAATCTGGAATTACATGACACGAATATCAATGATTATGAGGTCTGCAATTTATGCAAGATTTATAGCCTGAGTTTTGAGTTACAGGTTTGA
- a CDS encoding UbiH/UbiF/VisC/COQ6 family ubiquinone biosynthesis hydroxylase, translating to MFDVLIVGAGMVGASLACALGDKNCVANRNLRVGIIEANGYFLRGEFSTDGRASAIAYGSSQIWQNIGVWGGMQRRGVTPMHAIQVSEGDLPYQVQLRREDMGQEALGYIVENSVTLASLWEFARECQNLELICPAKILDIEYASDRDVMRVKINSDIGEQYLETKLLVGADGGRSLVRQLANIAIDQRPYKQTCIVTTIQSEKPHRNFAHERFQSSGPFAILPLGSDRACIVWTATTEETPHLLTLDEPTFLQELTKRFGHPLMEKLGKIQVISHERANYVPRWMHSQTYIQPRLALIGDAAHTTHPIAGQGMNLGIRDVNALAKVLKAAYQNQEDLGAIAVLKRYESQRKWDNLGVILLTHISNILFSNHNWFFIVLRRFGLLMLQISPLKRILMYFMMGLHQV from the coding sequence ATGTTTGATGTACTAATTGTCGGTGCGGGTATGGTGGGTGCAAGTTTAGCCTGTGCGCTCGGTGATAAGAATTGCGTGGCAAACCGTAATCTGAGGGTGGGGATCATTGAGGCTAATGGCTACTTCTTGCGCGGAGAATTTTCGACTGATGGTCGCGCCAGTGCGATCGCCTATGGATCAAGTCAAATTTGGCAAAATATCGGTGTTTGGGGTGGGATGCAGCGCCGAGGAGTGACACCAATGCACGCGATCCAAGTTTCTGAGGGTGATCTGCCCTATCAAGTCCAGTTACGGCGCGAAGATATGGGGCAAGAAGCCTTAGGATATATTGTCGAAAATTCGGTGACTTTGGCTTCACTTTGGGAATTTGCGCGGGAATGTCAAAATTTAGAATTAATTTGTCCTGCCAAAATTTTAGATATTGAATACGCCAGCGATCGCGATGTGATGCGCGTCAAAATAAATTCAGATATTGGTGAGCAGTACCTCGAAACCAAATTGTTAGTGGGTGCAGACGGTGGGCGATCGCTGGTACGGCAACTAGCTAATATTGCGATCGATCAACGCCCATACAAACAAACTTGCATCGTCACAACGATTCAATCTGAAAAGCCCCATCGAAATTTTGCCCATGAAAGATTTCAGTCTAGTGGACCTTTTGCAATTTTGCCATTGGGTAGCGATCGTGCCTGTATCGTTTGGACTGCTACCACTGAAGAGACACCCCATTTGCTTACCCTCGATGAACCGACCTTCCTGCAAGAGTTAACCAAACGCTTTGGTCATCCCCTGATGGAAAAGCTCGGTAAGATTCAAGTCATTTCTCATGAACGCGCCAATTATGTTCCGCGTTGGATGCATAGCCAGACCTATATTCAGCCTCGTTTAGCCTTAATTGGTGATGCAGCGCATACCACGCACCCGATCGCAGGTCAGGGCATGAATTTAGGTATTCGCGATGTCAATGCTTTAGCGAAGGTGTTAAAAGCTGCTTATCAAAATCAGGAAGATCTCGGTGCGATCGCCGTGTTAAAGCGTTATGAATCCCAACGTAAATGGGATAACCTCGGCGTAATTTTGCTGACACATATTTCTAACATCCTCTTTTCTAACCATAATTGGTTCTTCATAGTCCTGCGCCGCTTTGGTTTGCTAATGCTGCAAATATCGCCTCTCAAGCGCATTTTGATGTACTTTATGATGGGTTTACATCAGGTCTAA